The Bdellovibrionota bacterium genome includes a region encoding these proteins:
- a CDS encoding LTA synthase family protein: QGKKFWIYFYTLFAIIWGTIYLADIGHYGYLNSRINGSVLQYMANPTISLQMLWETYPIFWGAIGVIAVAVAIKYILQFCIFFDFEYKNISRTNQIFQYLLFFGLFTAGIFGKFSTFPLRWSEAFFSQNSFISAVALNPVIYLAETYKYSAPNYDEDEVRKYYPLMANYLGVPVKEQNAETLNFKRLLPSTAKPDFRPNILVIVMESMAVAKTDLSNNPIESTPALKKLAESSYYFDEYYVPSEGTARSMFGLVSSVADVTGYKTASRNPMIIDQNLVMRYFDGYEKFYFLGGNANWGQIRGVFTNNIEKIKVVEEGQFDAPITDVWGISDLDLFKESFKKLSELPSDKRFFAIVQSASFHRPYTIPENHDDFEVKKLSDEELKKAGFISNEEWNSMRFSDYSLGRFIEMFKKSPMYENTIIVVTGDHGLPDENADHIIVQRKKVELEKFHVPLVIHNPKLIPEPKKDSRIATEMDVMVTVANLAGVDIEHSALGRDLLDPKFDDTRAAFTYFHYVQPRQFGMYYNNFYYSVKGSTEELFSLDPKKEFKDVSQEYPGMAQYLKMLSHGYYETAKYMLYNNKKLEIAPAITSTMTSPYTSESIPKVIAPEEAPTSKAQ; the protein is encoded by the coding sequence CAAGGTAAGAAGTTCTGGATCTACTTCTATACATTATTCGCAATAATTTGGGGCACGATCTATCTCGCCGACATTGGTCACTACGGCTACCTCAACTCCAGAATCAATGGTTCTGTTCTACAATATATGGCGAACCCGACCATCTCTCTTCAAATGCTTTGGGAAACCTATCCGATTTTCTGGGGAGCAATCGGTGTTATTGCCGTTGCAGTTGCCATCAAATACATTCTACAATTCTGTATTTTCTTTGATTTCGAATACAAAAATATTTCTAGAACAAATCAAATTTTTCAGTACCTGTTGTTCTTTGGACTTTTTACAGCAGGAATATTTGGGAAATTTTCGACATTCCCTCTTAGATGGAGCGAAGCTTTCTTTAGCCAAAATAGTTTTATCTCTGCCGTTGCACTCAATCCCGTGATCTACCTCGCAGAAACCTACAAATACTCTGCTCCTAACTACGACGAAGACGAGGTCAGAAAATACTATCCTCTCATGGCAAACTATCTGGGCGTTCCAGTAAAAGAACAAAACGCTGAAACTCTAAACTTCAAAAGACTTCTGCCAAGTACAGCAAAGCCTGACTTCAGACCAAATATTTTAGTTATAGTTATGGAGAGTATGGCAGTTGCAAAAACTGATCTTTCAAATAACCCAATTGAATCTACACCAGCACTTAAAAAATTAGCTGAAAGCAGCTACTACTTTGATGAATATTATGTTCCATCCGAAGGAACAGCTCGCAGTATGTTTGGTTTAGTCTCAAGTGTCGCCGATGTAACAGGCTACAAAACTGCCTCTCGCAACCCAATGATCATCGATCAGAATCTTGTGATGAGATACTTTGATGGATACGAAAAATTCTATTTCCTCGGTGGAAATGCAAACTGGGGACAAATCAGAGGCGTATTCACAAACAATATCGAAAAAATCAAAGTTGTTGAAGAAGGTCAATTCGATGCCCCCATCACAGATGTGTGGGGAATTTCTGATTTAGATTTATTCAAAGAATCTTTCAAAAAGTTAAGTGAACTGCCTTCGGACAAAAGATTCTTTGCCATCGTACAAAGCGCAAGTTTTCATAGACCTTACACCATTCCTGAAAACCACGATGACTTTGAAGTGAAAAAACTTTCTGACGAAGAACTAAAGAAAGCCGGATTTATATCGAACGAAGAATGGAACTCCATGAGATTTTCTGACTACAGCCTTGGAAGATTCATCGAAATGTTCAAAAAATCTCCAATGTATGAAAATACAATAATTGTTGTCACAGGAGATCATGGTTTACCAGACGAAAATGCAGATCACATTATTGTTCAAAGAAAAAAAGTAGAGCTAGAAAAATTCCACGTTCCACTTGTGATTCACAATCCAAAATTGATTCCGGAGCCAAAAAAGGATTCGCGCATAGCAACCGAGATGGATGTGATGGTGACAGTTGCAAACCTTGCTGGCGTTGATATAGAACACTCTGCTCTTGGGAGAGACTTACTAGATCCAAAATTTGATGACACAAGAGCTGCCTTCACTTACTTCCACTACGTGCAACCTAGACAATTCGGTATGTACTACAATAATTTTTACTATTCAGTAAAGGGAAGCACTGAGGAACTTTTTAGTCTTGATCCCAAAAAAGAATTTAAAGATGTATCGCAAGAATATCCGGGGATGGCTCAGTACCTAAAAATGTTATCGCATGGGTACTATGAAACTGCGAAGTACATGCTCTATAACAATAAGAAGCTAGAAATTGCCCCAGCAATTACGAGCACAATGACCTCACCCTACACGAGCGAAAGCATTCCTAAGGTTATAGCTCCCGAGGAAGCCCCAACCTCTAAAGCGCAATAG
- a CDS encoding ROK family protein — protein MTTKSTLHTGYDIGGTKTEIVLLSQDEKILFQLREPTERDRGYDHILSVLKKLFDACIDDQKITPKDITSIGLALPGTVCPVSQKMLVGNTRVLEGKDIKSDFLKILNIDIPIRAENDANCFALAECHYGVGRSIKSQNMVGIILGTGVGSGIILNGKIYSGKRGAAGEAGHTFLKKGEKLCYCGQFDCAELYLSGPGYQNFYFEKTGEEASTSIIFKKKDFLEIYKQDLALFLARLTNILDPDYFVLGGGVSKADELYSDLENLMKPHLFHKEDPPRILKHRLSDSAGSIGAALLSEFST, from the coding sequence ATGACGACGAAATCTACTTTACACACCGGCTATGACATAGGCGGAACAAAAACTGAGATTGTTTTACTTTCTCAAGATGAAAAAATTCTATTCCAACTACGCGAGCCGACAGAAAGAGATCGTGGATATGATCATATTCTCTCGGTGCTTAAAAAACTTTTCGATGCCTGCATTGATGATCAAAAAATCACTCCGAAAGATATCACTTCCATTGGGCTTGCTCTACCTGGAACCGTTTGTCCTGTTAGTCAAAAAATGCTTGTTGGAAATACCCGCGTTTTAGAGGGAAAAGATATTAAAAGTGATTTCCTTAAAATCCTAAATATTGATATTCCGATTCGGGCGGAAAATGATGCTAATTGTTTTGCGTTAGCCGAATGTCATTACGGTGTTGGTAGAAGTATCAAATCTCAAAATATGGTGGGAATCATTTTAGGGACTGGAGTTGGCAGCGGGATTATTCTGAATGGAAAAATCTACTCGGGAAAACGCGGAGCTGCAGGAGAGGCTGGACATACCTTTTTAAAAAAAGGCGAAAAGCTTTGTTACTGTGGTCAATTTGATTGCGCAGAACTTTACTTATCAGGGCCAGGATACCAAAATTTTTATTTTGAAAAAACCGGAGAAGAAGCCTCAACATCAATTATCTTTAAAAAGAAAGATTTTTTAGAAATTTATAAGCAAGATCTCGCGCTATTTTTAGCGAGACTCACAAATATTCTAGATCCCGATTATTTTGTGTTGGGCGGCGGAGTCAGCAAAGCGGATGAGCTCTATTCTGATTTAGAAAATCTGATGAAACCTCATCTTTTTCATAAAGAAGACCCTCCTCGAATCTTAAAACATAGGCTCTCCGATTCCGCAGGAAGTATAGGCGCAGCTCTATTATCAGAATTTTCTACTTAA
- a CDS encoding mannose-1-phosphate guanylyltransferase/mannose-6-phosphate isomerase, with product MALIPIILSGGSGTRLWPMSRANMPKQFCKFWDESLLTKSILRLNKLGEPWCVTTKSLQPLTEKSFKETGIKTSNIIYEPFGKNTAPAIALLCKSFELSGKSQETVGVFPSDHFIEKTDLFLKCINEAANAAQSGSVVTLGIVPTNPSTGYGYIEVNSKIDQIETNKAVVDVVRFREKPDQNTAEEFIQSRKFLWNAGIFVFKVSDMVSAFQTYMPKLWSSLSTLKKDFSNLEEVYSTLESQSIDFGIMEKLKNQKCVPCDIGWSDVGSWDEITKYIPEHNDKIEIESKNCTVITNQTKNYSFLNCEDLILVDTRDAMLVFPKGKSDKISDLLKVLKSDKPQMMTDFFSETRNWGEFEVLRDGNNFKSKIIKVDPGQRLSYQSHVKRAEHWILIKGVAEVTLDDQIYNLKSGEHIFIPKGAKHRISNKTDELVEFIEIQVGEYFGEDDIHRYSDDYGRA from the coding sequence ATGGCATTAATTCCAATCATTTTATCGGGCGGTAGTGGCACAAGGCTTTGGCCAATGTCGCGTGCGAATATGCCAAAGCAATTTTGCAAGTTTTGGGATGAGAGCCTTCTTACAAAATCTATTTTGAGATTAAATAAATTAGGTGAGCCTTGGTGTGTCACTACAAAGTCATTGCAGCCGTTGACGGAAAAATCTTTCAAAGAAACAGGCATCAAAACTTCGAATATTATTTATGAACCGTTTGGAAAAAACACGGCACCTGCAATTGCCCTTTTATGTAAATCTTTTGAGCTCAGTGGAAAATCTCAAGAAACAGTTGGCGTATTTCCATCCGATCATTTTATTGAAAAGACAGATTTATTTTTAAAATGCATTAATGAAGCAGCAAATGCTGCGCAAAGTGGAAGTGTTGTTACTTTAGGAATTGTTCCTACAAATCCATCTACGGGATACGGATACATCGAAGTAAATAGTAAAATAGATCAAATCGAAACAAATAAAGCAGTTGTTGACGTTGTGAGATTCAGAGAAAAGCCAGATCAAAATACTGCGGAAGAATTTATTCAATCTAGAAAGTTCCTATGGAATGCAGGTATTTTCGTATTCAAAGTTTCTGATATGGTATCGGCATTTCAAACATACATGCCAAAACTTTGGAGTTCGCTTTCAACTTTAAAAAAAGATTTTTCTAATTTAGAAGAAGTTTATTCGACTCTTGAATCACAAAGTATCGATTTTGGAATCATGGAGAAGCTTAAGAATCAAAAATGCGTTCCATGTGATATTGGTTGGAGTGATGTAGGCTCTTGGGACGAAATCACGAAGTACATTCCTGAACACAACGATAAAATCGAAATCGAATCTAAAAATTGCACAGTGATTACGAATCAAACTAAAAACTATTCATTCTTAAACTGCGAAGATTTAATTTTGGTGGACACAAGAGATGCTATGCTGGTTTTCCCTAAGGGCAAATCAGATAAAATTTCGGATCTTTTGAAAGTACTAAAGTCAGATAAACCTCAAATGATGACAGACTTTTTCTCAGAAACAAGAAACTGGGGTGAGTTTGAAGTTTTAAGAGATGGAAATAATTTTAAATCTAAAATTATCAAAGTTGATCCTGGACAAAGACTCTCCTATCAGTCGCACGTAAAAAGAGCGGAGCACTGGATTTTAATTAAAGGTGTCGCGGAAGTTACACTAGATGATCAAATCTATAATCTGAAATCTGGAGAACACATTTTCATACCCAAAGGTGCAAAACATAGAATTTCAAATAAAACTGATGAGCTAGTTGAATTTATAGAAATCCAAGTTGGCGAGTACTTCGGCGAAGATGACATTCATAGATATAGCGATGATTATGGCAGAGCCTAA
- a CDS encoding glycosyltransferase family 9 protein has protein sequence MTFIDIAMIMAEPKKSERGSVLLKFFDRYVGIPLVFILGLFTLFRNKSAPAQVKKIAILKTAAIGDTVLVTAIINDLKLFYPDVEIDFYSGASNFAFAKLIGQCRKVIQLPIKNFPKLFEILKSEKYDLLLDFGAWPRINSVCSFFIDADYKVGFKTQDQYRHFVYDKSVDHSNEIHELENYRNIIRSIGIKTTSAPVIPEGEVPKNLMHNLQQPYIVCHLWPGGERSDLKEWTFENWKKIISFVQSKNYFVLLTGGKEDLDKNSNFLNATGVKAYNMAGTTVSETIGALKNAKVVISVNTGIMHIAAGLNVPTVGLHGPTSVKRWGPVGRNVCSVISQLEGCQYLNLGFEYKPELQCMESISADDVIDAVKAIV, from the coding sequence ATGACATTCATAGATATAGCGATGATTATGGCAGAGCCTAAGAAATCTGAACGGGGATCGGTATTGCTTAAGTTTTTTGATCGTTACGTTGGGATACCTTTGGTTTTCATTTTGGGTTTATTTACTTTATTCAGAAACAAATCAGCCCCAGCTCAAGTAAAAAAAATTGCCATTTTAAAAACAGCAGCAATAGGTGATACAGTTTTGGTCACGGCGATTATTAATGATTTAAAATTATTTTACCCTGATGTAGAAATAGATTTTTATTCTGGTGCTTCGAACTTTGCTTTTGCAAAACTCATTGGGCAATGTCGTAAAGTTATTCAGCTTCCAATTAAAAACTTTCCGAAGCTCTTCGAAATATTAAAATCAGAAAAGTATGACTTACTTCTAGATTTCGGAGCTTGGCCGAGAATTAATTCTGTGTGTTCTTTCTTTATTGATGCTGACTACAAAGTTGGCTTTAAAACACAAGATCAGTATAGACATTTTGTGTACGATAAATCAGTTGATCACTCTAATGAAATTCATGAATTAGAGAATTATAGAAATATAATTAGAAGCATTGGGATAAAAACAACTAGTGCCCCAGTAATTCCTGAGGGCGAAGTTCCAAAAAACCTCATGCACAATTTGCAACAGCCATACATAGTTTGTCATTTATGGCCGGGCGGTGAAAGAAGTGATCTTAAAGAATGGACATTTGAAAATTGGAAAAAAATAATATCATTTGTGCAGAGTAAGAATTATTTTGTTTTACTCACTGGTGGGAAAGAAGATTTAGATAAGAATTCTAATTTTCTAAATGCCACAGGAGTAAAGGCTTACAATATGGCGGGCACCACTGTATCAGAAACAATTGGTGCTTTAAAAAATGCAAAAGTCGTAATCTCTGTAAATACTGGAATCATGCATATCGCAGCTGGATTGAATGTACCAACGGTTGGATTGCACGGACCAACGTCAGTAAAAAGATGGGGGCCTGTCGGTAGAAATGTATGCTCTGTAATTTCACAACTCGAAGGCTGCCAATATTTAAATTTAGGATTTGAATACAAACCTGAATTACAATGCATGGAATCTATTAGTGCAGATGATGTAATAGATGCTGTAAAAGCAATCGTTTAA
- a CDS encoding class I SAM-dependent methyltransferase has translation MLRQFFTKLKENTVELNYGRDIIATWARDYSRGKTSLKVLDIGMGSGTDLTRIRSKIKQSADIEVHLTGLDNYAPNVAIATKHGIEAKSCDIERDKFPYADQSLDIVVANQVVEHTKEIFWIYSEISRVLKPDGIIITGVPNLASFHNRVGLAFGMQPTSIEVMGPHVRGFTAKSFINFLEADGYFKNISVKGSNFYPFPAFISKYLSRFFPKASVAIFLLTQRTDKHGLYKDVLQTRFFETSYFIGKDA, from the coding sequence ATGCTAAGGCAATTCTTCACAAAACTAAAAGAAAATACCGTAGAACTCAATTATGGCAGGGACATTATTGCCACTTGGGCTAGAGATTATTCTCGCGGGAAGACTTCGCTTAAGGTTTTGGACATTGGAATGGGCTCAGGGACAGATCTCACGCGCATCAGAAGTAAAATAAAGCAGTCCGCTGATATTGAAGTTCATCTTACCGGATTAGATAATTATGCTCCCAATGTTGCTATTGCCACCAAGCACGGCATAGAAGCTAAGTCTTGCGATATCGAGAGAGACAAGTTTCCTTATGCCGACCAATCCCTTGATATCGTTGTTGCCAATCAGGTTGTCGAGCATACGAAAGAAATTTTTTGGATTTACTCTGAAATTTCTAGAGTTTTAAAGCCTGACGGAATAATCATTACAGGCGTTCCTAATTTAGCATCCTTCCACAATAGAGTTGGCTTAGCATTCGGAATGCAGCCCACAAGCATCGAAGTGATGGGGCCTCACGTGAGAGGATTTACAGCCAAAAGCTTTATTAATTTCTTAGAAGCGGACGGATATTTTAAAAATATCTCTGTAAAAGGATCAAATTTTTACCCATTCCCAGCTTTCATTTCAAAATATCTATCTAGATTTTTCCCGAAAGCATCTGTAGCCATTTTCTTGTTAACTCAAAGAACAGATAAGCACGGTCTATATAAGGACGTGCTTCAGACTCGATTCTTTGAAACATCTTACTTCATTGGTAAAGATGCTTAA
- a CDS encoding glycosyltransferase family 1 protein has protein sequence MDKLNITFDARMSEHSGIGTYIKNLLKELDRDKDVELTVICKSKNNLDLSNVKKFHYLETDIYSIKEQYELIKFFPKKAKNNYFWSPHINIPLMYGCKNLIVTVHDLLFFEEDIFPQNFFKRAYRNLFFKYLSKKSKIIFTPSQFTKDLLNRRYPITSEKTVVTHLGVNSEWRKSLSPKKKKEIIFIGNIKKNKNLGLLLKAFNQIKNQIPHNLVIIGASENMRSKEDLTQFDINEKRVVIEGRLSDVALVNKISEAELVVCPSLYEGFGLVPVESYAIGTKVLCSDIPVHREVMGGFANFFKSGDIDSCAQEILNSLSMPNHFNKEKLFQKYDWYLTAEKSKKSILKIN, from the coding sequence ATGGATAAGCTCAACATAACATTTGACGCACGAATGAGTGAACACTCAGGCATTGGTACGTACATAAAAAATCTTCTAAAAGAACTGGATAGAGATAAGGATGTTGAGCTTACGGTTATTTGTAAGTCAAAAAACAATTTAGATTTGAGTAACGTTAAAAAATTTCATTATTTAGAAACTGATATTTACTCCATCAAAGAACAATATGAGTTGATTAAGTTTTTTCCCAAGAAAGCAAAGAATAACTATTTCTGGAGTCCGCATATAAATATACCTTTGATGTATGGTTGCAAAAACTTAATTGTAACTGTACATGATCTACTCTTCTTTGAAGAAGACATATTTCCTCAAAATTTTTTCAAAAGAGCATATAGAAATTTATTTTTTAAATATTTATCTAAAAAATCTAAAATTATATTTACACCTTCTCAATTCACAAAGGATCTATTGAATAGGCGTTATCCAATAACGTCAGAAAAAACCGTGGTCACACATTTAGGTGTCAATTCTGAATGGAGAAAATCTCTAAGTCCAAAAAAGAAAAAAGAAATAATTTTTATAGGAAACATTAAAAAAAATAAAAACCTAGGTCTCCTGTTAAAAGCATTTAATCAAATCAAAAATCAAATTCCTCACAACCTTGTTATAATCGGGGCAAGCGAGAATATGCGATCTAAAGAAGATCTCACTCAGTTTGACATTAATGAAAAGAGAGTGGTGATTGAAGGAAGACTTTCGGACGTAGCTCTGGTGAATAAGATATCTGAGGCTGAACTCGTAGTCTGTCCGTCACTCTATGAGGGGTTTGGTCTTGTTCCTGTGGAATCTTATGCAATTGGTACGAAGGTTCTCTGTTCAGACATTCCTGTCCATAGAGAAGTTATGGGGGGCTTTGCTAATTTTTTCAAATCTGGTGATATAGATTCTTGTGCTCAAGAAATACTAAACTCTTTATCAATGCCAAATCATTTTAATAAAGAAAAATTATTTCAAAAATATGATTGGTATTTGACTGCTGAGAAATCAAAAAAATCTATTCTGAAAATTAATTAA
- a CDS encoding glycosyltransferase: MLNTNTTPLISVVIPVYNGAKYVEQTIQSVLEQSHKDFELLIVNDGSTDSTQAILEKYKTNPQVQIFTKTNGGLSSARNLGIQSARGEFISLLDADDLWESTKLEAQVKKIKELDNDFGIIYTDCNYVDTKDQLLPNESEYYHLDTAIKGNVYEKLIVKNQICGSGSAVLIPKKVFDAVGLFDENLKSCEDQDMWLRITKKYPVAYVNQRLVKIRVHPQSMQRNHDRMFLYSFVVLAKQLSDPQYRSLAMREIETMLNGQLTLKRWNILKEYSVSEKSLQPLLNKKSTDIAKYIAISYSNRIKRKLKIN; the protein is encoded by the coding sequence ATGTTAAACACGAACACCACCCCACTAATATCCGTTGTGATTCCAGTTTATAATGGGGCGAAATACGTTGAGCAAACAATTCAGTCCGTGCTCGAACAATCTCACAAAGATTTTGAACTTCTTATCGTCAATGACGGCTCAACTGATTCTACACAAGCTATTTTAGAAAAGTATAAAACCAACCCTCAAGTGCAAATTTTTACAAAGACAAACGGAGGCCTTAGCTCGGCTAGAAATTTAGGCATACAGTCAGCTCGTGGGGAGTTCATTTCACTCCTAGATGCTGATGATCTTTGGGAGAGCACGAAGCTAGAAGCTCAGGTTAAAAAAATTAAAGAGCTAGATAACGATTTTGGGATTATCTACACGGATTGCAATTATGTAGATACGAAAGATCAGTTACTTCCAAATGAAAGCGAATACTACCACCTTGATACCGCAATCAAAGGCAATGTTTACGAAAAGCTTATCGTTAAAAATCAAATATGCGGTAGTGGAAGCGCTGTTTTAATTCCCAAAAAAGTATTCGATGCCGTGGGCCTTTTCGATGAAAATTTAAAGTCATGCGAAGATCAAGATATGTGGCTTCGTATCACAAAAAAATATCCTGTGGCGTATGTAAATCAGAGATTGGTAAAAATTAGAGTTCACCCACAAAGCATGCAGCGAAATCATGATAGAATGTTTTTATATAGCTTTGTCGTGTTGGCAAAACAACTGAGCGATCCACAGTATCGTTCATTGGCTATGCGAGAAATCGAAACCATGCTGAATGGTCAACTGACATTAAAGCGCTGGAATATTTTAAAAGAATATTCTGTCTCTGAAAAAAGCTTACAGCCCTTACTGAACAAAAAATCTACTGATATAGCAAAATACATTGCAATTTCATATTCGAACAGAATTAAAAGAAAGTTAAAAATTAATTAA
- a CDS encoding glycosyltransferase, translated as MIGSALPISIILPVYNGALYLKESIDSILNQEYENFELIIIDDGSKDNSWEIIESCAKNPKIKAHKQANHGLAATLNTGISLAKYDYIARQDQDDISLPGRLKAQMLFLLNNPTVDLVGTWAQVIEEDKLVDRYLKHEIEDKKIKTFLLFDTPFVHTSVLFKKKVAMDVGLYATDLNVQPPEDYEFWTRFALKHELANIPEILIHYREVKTSMSRQIGNTFAKNMIAAGSIYAGLITQEKESPSVLTQIYQKVPLTSRIYPLGIFLKYKKFWEKTNKENFDFSCSVARYHLKTLFKNYIKLKLLSKQS; from the coding sequence ATGATAGGATCTGCTTTGCCAATCTCAATTATATTACCTGTATACAATGGAGCTTTGTACTTAAAAGAATCCATTGATTCGATCCTTAATCAGGAATATGAAAATTTTGAACTCATTATAATTGATGATGGGTCCAAAGATAACTCTTGGGAGATCATTGAATCTTGCGCAAAAAACCCAAAGATTAAGGCGCATAAGCAAGCGAATCACGGCCTGGCTGCAACTCTGAATACTGGTATATCTCTGGCAAAATATGATTACATTGCAAGACAGGATCAAGATGATATTTCTTTGCCTGGCAGGCTTAAAGCTCAAATGTTGTTTTTATTAAATAATCCAACTGTAGATCTAGTAGGGACTTGGGCTCAAGTGATTGAGGAAGATAAGTTGGTAGATCGATATTTAAAGCACGAGATAGAAGACAAAAAAATAAAAACATTTTTGCTGTTCGATACACCTTTTGTTCACACGTCTGTTTTATTTAAAAAAAAGGTGGCGATGGATGTTGGGCTTTATGCGACAGATCTGAATGTTCAGCCTCCAGAAGATTATGAATTCTGGACAAGATTTGCTCTTAAGCATGAGTTGGCTAATATTCCAGAAATATTGATCCATTACAGAGAAGTAAAAACAAGTATGTCTAGGCAAATCGGAAATACTTTCGCAAAGAATATGATTGCAGCGGGATCGATATATGCAGGCTTAATTACACAAGAAAAAGAGAGTCCTTCTGTTCTTACACAAATTTATCAAAAAGTACCGCTAACAAGCCGCATTTATCCTTTGGGTATTTTTTTGAAATACAAAAAGTTTTGGGAGAAGACCAATAAAGAAAATTTTGATTTTAGTTGTTCGGTTGCCAGGTACCACTTAAAGACTCTATTCAAAAATTATATAAAACTTAAATTATTATCAAAGCAATCATAA
- a CDS encoding acyltransferase has translation MNSIKIPNYGDTNFITGMRAWAALITVLIHTGGAGLRGLGPIGNYVADLGRTGVYTFFVISGFCVAQSFFHSKSYKNYFSKRYHRIAPLYFFWLTICGIRIYASTGLESFDFLDIFLRYSFLGFFNYKIQSNGWIGVEWSLPIEMFWYVFVPPLMLLCNTVKKAVVLVLFSLPVILALKSTLNHILKDTGVDVGNFYHWSPIPYFFSFSLGILAFNIRQSLSKFFIDKKYIINLNFFALAVYILLASYSIKVQRYEFFIISIFTFLVLSFGSHTNIILKTLFIPKPIQVIGVLSYGIYLCHIQVMGMWNNFSSLIPNPTVKFLIVAAGSIFVSFLTYKVIEQEKYKSIFKIKTLNN, from the coding sequence ATGAACTCTATTAAAATTCCAAATTATGGCGATACTAATTTTATAACTGGCATGAGGGCGTGGGCAGCGTTAATTACAGTGTTGATTCACACTGGGGGCGCTGGCTTAAGAGGATTGGGACCAATTGGTAACTATGTCGCGGACTTGGGAAGAACGGGCGTCTATACATTTTTTGTGATTTCAGGGTTTTGTGTCGCTCAATCATTTTTTCATTCCAAATCTTATAAAAATTATTTTTCAAAGAGATATCACAGAATTGCACCTTTATACTTTTTTTGGTTAACGATTTGTGGAATTAGAATTTATGCATCCACAGGGCTAGAAAGTTTTGATTTTTTAGACATTTTTCTACGTTATAGTTTTTTAGGATTCTTTAATTATAAAATTCAAAGCAACGGGTGGATCGGCGTGGAATGGTCCTTGCCTATAGAAATGTTCTGGTATGTATTTGTTCCTCCGCTGATGTTACTTTGCAATACTGTCAAAAAAGCAGTGGTTTTAGTGTTATTCAGTCTACCAGTAATATTGGCTTTGAAGTCTACTTTGAATCACATATTAAAAGACACGGGAGTGGATGTAGGCAACTTCTACCACTGGAGCCCGATACCATATTTTTTCTCATTTTCTCTGGGAATATTGGCTTTCAACATTCGACAGAGCTTATCTAAATTTTTTATTGATAAGAAATATATTATTAATTTAAATTTCTTTGCACTTGCTGTCTATATTCTACTGGCTAGCTATTCTATCAAAGTTCAAAGATACGAATTTTTTATTATTTCGATTTTTACATTTCTAGTATTATCTTTTGGGTCCCATACGAATATAATATTGAAAACTTTATTCATTCCAAAGCCCATTCAAGTCATAGGTGTTTTGAGTTACGGAATTTATTTATGTCATATTCAAGTTATGGGAATGTGGAATAATTTTTCTAGCTTGATCCCTAATCCTACAGTTAAATTTTTAATTGTAGCGGCGGGATCAATTTTTGTCTCATTTCTAACTTATAAGGTTATTGAGCAAGAAAAATATAAATCAATTTTCAAGATCAAGACCTTGAATAACTAA